A section of the Quatrionicoccus australiensis genome encodes:
- a CDS encoding pirin family protein translates to MTTQNAASTFRQVERLVHGKATSDGAGVRLTRVLTQDLQRRLDPFLMLDAFRNENPDDYIGGFPDHPHRGFETITYMLAGRMRHHDSAGNHGLLGPGSAQWMVAGSGLIHSELPEQESGLMEGFQLWLNLPAVDKMIAPNYRDIPATAIPEYSAANGVHVRVIAGESQGVAGAVQRPVTEPLYLDIHLPAGSRFEQAIPAGHNAFAYVYRGRAEIGGTTVDDRQMAIFANDGAAGVSFAAAEDSRLILVAGRPLNEAIAQYGPFVMNTAEQIEQTLRDYRDGKFEAAVVQAL, encoded by the coding sequence ATGACCACGCAAAATGCAGCAAGCACCTTCCGCCAGGTCGAACGTCTCGTCCATGGCAAGGCCACTTCCGATGGCGCCGGCGTGCGCCTGACCCGCGTCCTGACCCAGGACCTGCAGCGCCGGCTCGATCCCTTCCTGATGCTCGACGCCTTCCGCAACGAGAACCCGGACGACTACATCGGCGGCTTTCCCGACCACCCGCACCGCGGCTTCGAAACCATCACCTACATGCTGGCCGGGCGCATGCGCCACCACGACAGCGCCGGCAACCACGGCCTGCTCGGGCCGGGCAGCGCGCAGTGGATGGTGGCCGGCAGCGGCCTGATCCATTCCGAACTGCCGGAACAGGAGTCCGGCCTGATGGAAGGCTTCCAGCTCTGGCTCAACCTGCCGGCGGTCGACAAGATGATTGCGCCGAATTACCGCGACATCCCGGCCACGGCAATTCCGGAATACAGCGCAGCCAACGGTGTGCACGTCCGTGTCATCGCCGGCGAAAGCCAGGGCGTTGCCGGCGCCGTACAGCGGCCGGTCACCGAGCCGCTCTACCTCGACATCCATCTGCCGGCCGGCAGCCGTTTCGAGCAGGCCATCCCGGCCGGACACAACGCCTTTGCCTATGTCTATCGCGGCCGCGCCGAGATTGGCGGGACAACGGTCGACGATCGCCAAATGGCCATTTTCGCCAACGACGGTGCGGCGGGTGTGAGCTTCGCAGCGGCCGAGGACAGCCGCCTGATCCTGGTCGCCGGTCGGCCGCTCAACGAAGCGATCGCCCAGTACGGACCGTTCGTCATGAACACCGCCGAGCAGATCGAGCAGACGTTGCGTGACTACCGCGACGGAAAGTTCGAGGCGGCCGTCGTGCAGGCCTTGTAA
- a CDS encoding sensor histidine kinase: MLKRKPETLALIVALIGTLIVLFVFLTDLLLARHRDTEAGERRLQHFGIMMAEHTARAFEAVDVLLREMAVDLSNNRRNWEKWDPSQGWEYVAQRHSRAMPQLRDLIIFDRNGDQRFISTYFPTPHVNVQDRPYFEAIAKGAESATYGPYVGRNSGRYIYAVGHRITGENNSFSGIAFAAIEPSYLQEFCWSNRLSDDFEAVLINAKGQIIASCRPTDLSRLSPILGSIAADTLFNGQLRGLVPETGQARGNDLLVSVSPVPGFADLRILTAIPESTLLASWKSRLIELSTLAVLVATVLLVGGLLVRRQLREMAALTAELAAGHEHLEARVRTATVELAGQKDTAERANRAKSRFLAAASHDLRQPLHALSLFAADLQRQVRNGTTDALPRLAEQISTSTAMLGELLDSLLDISRLDVVGIKPEVRLFPLGPLFERLANSSRRAAVDRKQTLRFRPTHLWLESDPVMIERIIANLVSNALRYTPPGGRVLVAARQRGEEVLIEVRDNGMGIAPEHQAAIFAEFYQVGNAAREHNKGLGLGLSIVDRLARVLNASIALNSRLGGGTTFALRVRGGRPAHVPVETKPQTAGKVFCIGNSPAMLECIALAEHWDYEITHTDGGGNDILPRHSVIIADAELADDVARELTADTQLIVLTGDAPASVPPGAHALPLPVRPARFRALLGQLQKTLSKSTP, from the coding sequence ATGCTCAAGAGAAAGCCGGAAACCCTCGCGCTTATCGTTGCCCTGATCGGCACGCTGATCGTTCTTTTCGTCTTTCTCACCGACCTGCTGCTCGCCCGCCATCGCGACACCGAAGCCGGCGAACGTCGCCTGCAGCACTTCGGCATCATGATGGCCGAACACACGGCGCGCGCCTTCGAGGCCGTCGATGTGCTGCTGCGGGAAATGGCCGTCGATCTGTCGAACAACCGGCGCAACTGGGAAAAATGGGACCCCAGCCAGGGCTGGGAATATGTCGCCCAGCGCCACTCGCGCGCCATGCCGCAATTGCGCGACCTGATCATCTTCGATCGCAACGGCGACCAGCGCTTCATCTCGACCTATTTCCCGACGCCGCACGTCAATGTCCAGGACCGGCCTTATTTCGAGGCCATCGCCAAGGGTGCCGAGTCGGCCACCTACGGCCCTTACGTCGGGCGCAACTCGGGACGCTACATCTATGCCGTCGGCCATCGCATCACCGGTGAAAACAACAGTTTCAGCGGCATTGCCTTTGCCGCCATCGAACCGAGCTATCTGCAGGAATTCTGCTGGTCGAACCGGCTTTCCGATGACTTCGAGGCGGTACTGATCAATGCCAAAGGCCAGATCATCGCCTCCTGCCGTCCGACCGACCTGAGCCGCCTGTCGCCCATCCTCGGTTCGATCGCGGCCGATACGCTGTTCAACGGCCAACTGCGCGGCCTGGTGCCGGAAACCGGCCAGGCCAGAGGCAATGATCTGCTGGTTTCGGTTTCGCCGGTGCCCGGCTTTGCCGACCTGCGCATCCTCACCGCGATTCCGGAAAGTACCCTGCTCGCGAGCTGGAAGAGCCGCCTGATCGAGCTGAGCACGCTCGCCGTGCTCGTCGCCACCGTCCTTCTCGTCGGCGGCCTGCTGGTCCGGCGCCAGCTGCGCGAAATGGCTGCACTGACCGCCGAACTGGCGGCCGGACATGAACACCTGGAAGCGCGCGTGCGCACTGCGACAGTTGAACTGGCCGGACAAAAGGACACGGCGGAACGCGCCAATCGGGCCAAGAGCCGTTTTCTTGCTGCCGCCAGCCACGACTTGCGGCAACCGTTGCACGCGCTGTCGCTGTTTGCCGCCGACCTCCAGCGCCAGGTCCGCAATGGCACGACCGACGCGCTGCCCCGGCTGGCCGAACAGATCTCGACCTCGACGGCGATGCTCGGCGAACTGCTCGATTCGCTGCTCGACATTTCGCGCCTTGATGTCGTCGGCATCAAACCGGAAGTCCGCCTTTTCCCGCTCGGGCCACTTTTTGAACGCCTCGCCAATTCCAGCCGGCGGGCAGCGGTCGACCGCAAGCAGACGCTGCGTTTCCGGCCGACCCACCTGTGGCTGGAATCCGACCCGGTGATGATCGAACGGATCATTGCCAATCTGGTCTCCAACGCGCTGCGCTATACCCCGCCCGGCGGCCGGGTACTGGTGGCGGCCAGACAGCGGGGCGAAGAGGTGCTGATCGAGGTTCGCGACAACGGCATGGGGATCGCCCCGGAACACCAGGCGGCGATCTTTGCCGAGTTTTACCAGGTCGGCAACGCAGCGCGCGAGCACAACAAGGGGCTCGGTCTCGGCTTGTCCATCGTCGACCGACTGGCCCGCGTCCTCAACGCCAGCATCGCCCTGAACTCACGCCTGGGGGGTGGCACGACCTTCGCGCTGCGCGTCCGCGGCGGCCGCCCGGCCCATGTACCGGTCGAAACCAAGCCACAAACCGCCGGCAAGGTATTCTGCATCGGCAACTCCCCGGCCATGCTCGAATGCATCGCCCTGGCCGAACACTGGGATTACGAGATCACGCATACCGATGGCGGCGGCAACGATATCCTGCCGCGCCACTCGGTGATCATCGCCGACGCAGAACTGGCCGACGATGTTGCCCGGGAGCTGACCGCCGACACGCAACTGATTGTCTTGACGGGTGACGCGCCGGCCAGTGTGCCGCCCGGCGCCCACGCCCTGCCCCTGCCGGTTCGCCCGGCCAGGTTCAGGGCCCTGCTAGGCCAGCTTCAGAAGACGCTTTCGAAATCGACGCCGTAA
- a CDS encoding LysR family transcriptional regulator — protein sequence MSLDANDLLLFALIMETGSFARAAERAGLPKSTLSRRLTALEAKLGERLLTRSTRRLSITEFGERILDHAKRLLEETEAATAIAQHRQATPRGVLRVSMPPDFVELDLTRLLLQYAAAYPEVRLELDLSPRRVDLLAERFDIAIRAASRLPDDNALVARQLCQMHNGLYASPAYLARYGEPATPADLGSHVGLGLIGGNGEAVPWRLTCGNETWEGTPNGPLAANSPGLQRDLAAHGMGIVGLTERFAEKLVAQGLLKRILPAWQLPGITVWCVTPGRRLLPARTSAFIDLLRNVLNGGA from the coding sequence ATGAGCCTGGATGCCAACGATCTGCTGCTGTTCGCCCTGATCATGGAGACGGGCAGCTTCGCGCGCGCCGCCGAACGCGCCGGTCTGCCGAAATCGACGCTGTCGCGCCGCTTGACGGCGCTCGAAGCCAAGCTCGGCGAGCGCCTGCTGACGCGCAGCACACGTCGCCTGAGCATCACCGAATTCGGCGAGCGCATCCTCGACCACGCCAAGCGCCTGCTTGAGGAGACCGAGGCCGCCACCGCCATCGCCCAGCATCGCCAGGCGACGCCACGCGGTGTGTTGCGCGTCTCGATGCCGCCCGATTTCGTCGAGCTCGATCTGACCCGGCTACTCCTGCAATATGCCGCGGCCTACCCGGAAGTGCGCCTGGAGCTTGATCTGTCGCCGCGTCGCGTCGACCTGCTGGCCGAACGCTTCGACATCGCGATCCGCGCCGCCAGCCGCCTGCCCGACGACAATGCGCTGGTTGCCCGCCAGCTCTGCCAGATGCACAACGGCCTCTATGCCAGCCCGGCTTACCTGGCACGCTATGGAGAACCGGCCACCCCGGCCGATCTGGGCAGCCACGTCGGCCTCGGGCTGATTGGCGGCAACGGCGAAGCCGTACCCTGGCGCCTGACCTGCGGCAACGAGACCTGGGAAGGCACGCCGAACGGCCCGCTCGCCGCCAATTCGCCCGGCCTGCAGCGCGACCTGGCGGCACACGGCATGGGCATCGTCGGCCTGACCGAGCGTTTTGCCGAAAAGCTGGTCGCCCAGGGCCTGCTCAAGCGAATACTGCCCGCATGGCAATTGCCCGGCATCACCGTCTGGTGCGTGACGCCGGGTCGCCGCCTGCTGCCGGCCCGGACCAGTGCTTTCATCGACCTGCTGCGCAATGTCCTGAACGGTGGCGCATAA
- a CDS encoding class I SAM-dependent methyltransferase, whose amino-acid sequence MSATPQRQFALQGAAVILVLSLAWPYFGWQVGAIPWLETSLAIGGVAFIFATLSRQPWWWRAMHAGFMPLIWLTQGLNIEPGWFLLAFVLLLLVYRGALSGQVPLYLSNRQTVQALADLLAERGTSRFLDLGSGLGSTTVPLADHLPESHFTGYENAPLTWLVGRVLSLGRPNICWRWDDLWQAKLGDYDVVYAFLSPAPMEKLWHKVEAEMAPGSLFISNTFPVPGRAPDRIIEVDCTPPRPLYCYQR is encoded by the coding sequence ATGTCTGCCACACCCCAACGCCAATTCGCCCTGCAAGGGGCCGCTGTCATCCTCGTGCTGTCGCTCGCCTGGCCCTATTTCGGCTGGCAGGTCGGCGCCATTCCCTGGCTCGAAACCAGTCTGGCAATCGGCGGCGTGGCTTTCATCTTTGCAACCCTGTCGCGCCAGCCCTGGTGGTGGCGCGCCATGCACGCCGGCTTCATGCCGCTGATCTGGCTGACACAGGGGCTGAATATCGAACCGGGCTGGTTCCTGCTCGCTTTTGTGCTCCTGCTGCTGGTTTACCGCGGCGCGCTGTCCGGCCAGGTACCGCTCTACCTGTCCAACCGGCAGACTGTGCAGGCGCTCGCCGACCTGCTCGCCGAACGCGGCACTAGCCGCTTCCTCGATCTCGGTTCCGGCCTTGGCAGCACCACGGTGCCGCTCGCCGACCATCTGCCGGAGAGTCATTTCACCGGTTATGAAAACGCACCGCTGACCTGGCTGGTCGGCCGCGTGCTCAGCCTCGGCCGGCCCAACATCTGCTGGCGCTGGGACGACCTCTGGCAGGCGAAACTCGGCGACTATGACGTGGTTTACGCCTTCCTCTCGCCGGCCCCGATGGAAAAGCTGTGGCACAAGGTGGAGGCCGAAATGGCGCCGGGCAGCCTGTTCATCAGCAACACCTTCCCGGTCCCCGGCCGTGCGCCTGACCGCATCATCGAAGTCGACTGCACGCCGCCCCGGCCGCTGTACTGCTACCAGCGCTGA
- a CDS encoding response regulator transcription factor yields the protein MLKLLVVEDHALVREGLVRLLGQIEEGAQVFESADFESALNVLDGEGEFDLVLLDLALPGIDGFAGLDILRRRYPAMPVAVVSAFDDTPTITRVMNLGASGFIPKAFSGEALLAAVREILAGNLFRPCGQVAARLDDAKPVPPSKVSVRPDEIGLTDRQAQVLALMVRGLSNRDIAEQLLLSEGTVKIHATAVFKALGVTSRTQALVAVARYGVDFESVF from the coding sequence ATGCTGAAGTTACTTGTCGTGGAAGATCATGCCCTGGTGCGCGAAGGTCTGGTGCGCCTGCTCGGGCAGATTGAAGAGGGGGCACAGGTTTTCGAGTCGGCCGATTTCGAGTCGGCGCTCAACGTGCTCGATGGCGAAGGCGAATTCGATCTTGTCCTGCTCGACCTGGCCTTGCCCGGTATCGACGGCTTTGCCGGTCTCGACATCCTGCGCCGGCGCTACCCGGCGATGCCGGTGGCCGTGGTGTCTGCCTTTGATGACACGCCGACGATCACGCGCGTGATGAATCTCGGTGCTTCCGGCTTCATTCCCAAGGCTTTTTCCGGCGAGGCCCTGCTCGCTGCGGTGCGCGAAATCCTTGCCGGCAACCTGTTCCGTCCGTGCGGGCAGGTTGCTGCCCGTCTCGACGATGCCAAGCCGGTGCCGCCGTCCAAGGTCAGCGTGCGCCCCGATGAAATCGGTCTGACCGATCGCCAGGCGCAAGTGCTTGCGCTGATGGTGCGAGGCCTGTCGAATCGCGATATCGCCGAGCAGTTGCTGTTGTCCGAAGGCACCGTGAAAATTCACGCGACCGCCGTTTTCAAGGCGCTCGGCGTGACCAGCCGGACGCAGGCGCTGGTTGCCGTGGCCCGTTACGGCGTCGATTTCGAAAGCGTCTTCTGA
- a CDS encoding FMN-dependent NADH-azoreductase: MKILQINASARSAGANSTRLADAVTARLLAANPQAVVELRDLAAQPHPVLDEPALGALFTPAEQRTPEQAARVALDDALIAQVQASDVIVLGVPMYNFGVPVQLKTWIDAIARAGVTFRYTANGPEGLLKGKKVYVALARGGLYRGTPADSQVPYLQSVLAFLGLTDVEFIYAEGLAMGAESASKAFAEADAHLDQLFA, encoded by the coding sequence ATGAAAATCCTGCAAATCAACGCCAGTGCCCGTTCCGCCGGTGCCAACTCGACCCGCCTGGCCGATGCCGTGACCGCCCGTCTGCTTGCTGCCAACCCGCAAGCCGTCGTCGAACTGCGCGACCTCGCCGCCCAGCCGCATCCGGTGCTCGACGAGCCGGCCCTCGGTGCCTTGTTCACCCCGGCCGAACAGCGCACGCCGGAACAGGCGGCGCGCGTCGCCCTCGACGATGCGCTGATCGCCCAGGTCCAGGCCAGCGACGTCATCGTGCTCGGCGTGCCGATGTACAACTTCGGCGTGCCGGTGCAACTGAAGACCTGGATTGACGCCATCGCCCGTGCCGGCGTCACCTTCCGCTACACCGCGAACGGTCCGGAAGGCCTGCTCAAAGGCAAGAAGGTTTACGTTGCGCTGGCGCGCGGCGGTCTCTATCGCGGCACCCCGGCCGATTCGCAGGTGCCCTACCTGCAGAGCGTGCTCGCCTTCCTCGGCCTGACCGACGTCGAATTCATCTACGCCGAAGGCCTGGCGATGGGCGCCGAATCAGCGAGCAAGGCCTTTGCCGAAGCCGACGCGCATCTCGACCAACTTTTTGCCTGA